The genomic window AGCGTTGTCTTGCCGGTGCCGGGAGGGCCCGACAACACGATGAGGCCGTGCACGGGCATAACCTCGAACGGAAAGCGCTGCCTGAGCTGGAGCGAGAGCAGCGCCTGCGCCACGAGGCGGGTCCGCACTTGCGGGTCGATTTTGATGGCGTCCCAGGCCGCGGCGAAGTCGTCCCGCGGCAGGAACTGTTGATCGCTGATAGCCTCCACTGCCGGTCTCCTCTCATACGGGAGCCGGCGCGATGCCTTTTCCCCCAGTTGTGCCCTTTAGAGCTGGGGCGCTCCTTGCGAAGTACAAGAAGCAGTGGCTAGTGGCCCCCACTTGCTACATCTCGTCGCCCGGCCCAAATATAGGGCGAAAAAGTATCTCTACTCCGAACTTGAACCTAAGAATGCTGTTTCGCGTTGTCAAGTACAGGCTGTATAGCTACTCTGAACTTTGTGATTTGCGAGGAGAATGGCGTGACCGTCCTAGGGGACCGAATACGAGAACTCAGAAAGAAGAAGGGCTATACCCTTGAAAAACTTGCTGAATTGACGGATTCCAGCAAGAGCTACATCTGGGAACTGGAAAACAAGCAGCCCGCCCGCCCCTCCGCCGACAAGATCGCGAAAATTGCGCGGGTGTTGGGTGTCACGCCGGAATACCTCGTTGATCCCGAGGAAACGAACGTCGCCGAAGCGACCGACGAGGCCTTCTATCGCAAGTATCGCCGGCTCGATCCCACGACAAAAGAGAAGTTCCGCCGGATGATCGATGTGTGGGACGACGACGATAAATGACCGAGCCGGTCTACCCCATGCGGTGGGCAAACGATCTCACCCTCCTCTTGAACGCCGTGCTGGGGGCGGACCGGTTTCCCGTGAAGGTGCCGGACATCGCTGCCGAGTTTTCGCGGCAGCGCTTTCCAGATGACCCGATCACGCTGATTAAGGGCGACGTCCTTCCTAACTTCGATGGCGCTCTCGTGCGGGCGCCTGCGGGGAAGAAAGGCTGGGGCATTCTCTACAATTCGGCGATCGGCTCGCCGGGACGTGTCAACTTCACGCTTGGCCATGAATTCGGCCACTACTTGATGCACCGCCAAGCGTATCCGAACGGCATTCGATGTGGCGATCAGGATGTCGTCCGGTGGGATTCAGAATACGGCCAGCTCGAACACCAAGCAAATGTGTTCTCAGCGACGTTGCTGATGCCGTTGGACGATTTCCGCCGTCAAGTGCCCGAGCGGCATAAAGCCAATCTCGGCGAGTTGTCCGCGTGCGCCGAGCGCTACCGCGTGTCGTTGATAGCGGCTATCCTTCGGTGGCTGGAATACACTGAGTGCCGCGCGGTGCTTGTCGTCTCCCGCGAGGGTTACATTCTCTGGTCAAAACCCAGCAAGTCCGCACTACGCACCGGCGCGTTTTTCCGCACCTCCGCAAGCCCGGTTCAAATCCCCTCACGATCACTGGCGGCACGGCAAGACCGACTGGTCGACGGTCGCCGCGGCGTTGACATGCCTGCCGGCATTTGGTTCAGCGAAGAAGTACGGGAAATGACCGTGTTCGCAGATCAATACGACTTCGCGGTCACTCTGCTTATGCTGCCCAGCGATTACCTCCCGCGATTGCAGGATGAGCAGAACATCGAAGACACTTACGATCGCTTCGTGAAGAGCGGGAAATTGCCGGTCAGGTAGCCTCTGCATTGCTAATCGGCGACAAGGTTATGATTCCTCAGCCGACCACACCTCGGCACTCTGGTGCAAGCTAATCGCTTACGGCAAAAGAAAATCGCCTTTCGGGCAGCCCACTCGATGCCGCTGCGCATAATTACAAGTTCATAACTGAGTATCAACAACTACACCGGACGGACAATGAAAAACCTCGTCGTCTGCTGCGATGGAACGGGCAATGAAGTCAGCGAAAACATCTCGAATGTCCTGAAGCTCTACCGGGTGCTGCGGAAAACCGGCAAAACGAATCCCAAGCAAATTGTCTTCTACGACCCAGGCGTCGGCACCCTTGCGCGTCCTGATCCTTGGATAAAATTCCGCCAGGATGCGGTCATGGTGCTCGGATTGATGACCGGTTACGGTCTCGATGAGCGTGTCCTCGCGGCATACACGTTCTTGATAGACAACTACGACGAAGGTGACGACATCTACTTGTTTGGCTTCAGCCGCGGCGCCTACACCGTCCGCATGCTGGCCGGTCTGATTCACAAAGTCGGACTGCTCTCTCCGCCGCAGAAGAATTTGGCGGAGGCGGCCCTTGGCTCTTACAAACAGTCGATCGAATTTGATCAATCCGGCGTCGCGGACACCGAAGCATCCGAAGTCGGCCCCATGTCCCGGGACGATCGCGCGGCCCAATTTGCACGCATAGTTTCGGTACGGTGGCCAACAATAAAATTCCTAGGCGTTTGGGATACCGTAGCGAGCGTCATCGTTCCCCGACCTGACCGGTTCTACACTTTCAGCCTACAAGAGCTGCCGCATACTCGGCGCAATCCAAGTGTGCGCATATTTCGCCAGGCGATCGCGCTGGATGAACGCCGGCGTATGTTTCGACTGCACGGTTGGGATGAGAAGCAGACCTTTATGCCCAACCGGTTCAGCAAGACCAACAATAGCGAGCCGCAGGACATAAAACAGGTGTGGTTCGCGGGCGTTCACGCGGACATAGGCGGCGGATATCTAGAGGCAGAAAGCGGTCTATCAAAATTCCCATTACTATGGATGATCGGCGAAGCCGTAGCCCAGGGCCTCGCAGTCAACCCGCAGACGGTCAATCAGCTCGCTTGGGGCGTTCAGAGGCGCGGCAGCCCCTTCTCGTACGTGGCACCGGATAGCGGGCGCGATCCGCATCAATCTCTGACCTCCGCCTGGCGGCCGCTGGAATGGCTTCCGAAATCGGACAAGTACAAAGAATGGAAGCGTCTGACATCGTGGTTTGGCCATTACATCCCGAGCGGCGAACCCCGGCCGGTTGAAGACGACGCCTGGATCCATGAATCCGTGTTCAGGCGCATCGAAGCCGTACCCCATTATCGCCCCGTCAACATGCCGTCGACGCACCGCATCGTACCCATGCTAACCAAGACCTGAGCGCCGACTACGAGACTACGGTCAGGTTCTTGAACGGGCTATTCCGTTTCGGCATGCTCGACCAGCATAGGGTGGGGCAAATGGGGCTCAAGGATCTTGAACGCGACGAACGGACGTCGATCGACGCCAACGTCGTAAAGCTGGTCAATATACGCAGGTTCACGGCGATCCTGCACCATCTCGAAGCTTTCAAATTCTGGAATCCGCCCGACAGGCGGAAACCGCTCTGGGAGCACCAGCGCGCGGCGGTCGAGACCGTCACCGCCTATCTGGCCGCCGATCCGCATCTACCGCACCGCCTGACATTGAGGGAGGCAGCACTGCTGAAGCTGCCGACCGGTACGGGCAAGTCCGGCGTTGTCGCTGTCCTGGCCAGATGCTTGCCCGACGTCAAGCGGACGCTCGTGCTCACGCCGCGGAAGTCGCTCGTCGCGCAGATGAAAGACGACGTACGCTTCCGCTTCTGGAAGCACCTTCAATATCCGGTCAAGGACGGCGAGACGTTCGTGGCAGACGCAGCGATGTTCGGCAACGCGATGGACACAGCGTACGTCGAGACGCTGTTGCCGAGCAAGGTCGGTCAGATACTCCAGCACGTGCCCGCGGCCGACAAGGCGGTATTAGTCGGCACCTACCAGGCTCTCGATGCCATCCGTCGAAGGACGAAGGATCCGCGGCCCAACAGGGCCGCCGCGCGCAAGGCCGCCGAAGAACTTCTCGATCTGCTACGGCAGTTCGATCTCATCCTCGTCGACGAGGGTCACTACGAACCCGCAATCTCCTGGTCGAAGGGCGTTCGCGAGTTGAACCGGCCCACCGTTCTGCTGAGCGCGACGCCCTACCGGAACGACTTCAAGTCGTTCCGGGTCAGCGGCCGCTTCGTGTTCAACTATCCGCATCACGATGCAGTACGCGCGCACGTTATACGGGACGTCGAAGTGGTAGCTGCGAAAGCGCCGCAGGGGGGATCGGCGACAGAACGATTCGTTTCGGCGCTCGCCGGCACCCTGCCCACCCTAAAAAAGAAGGCATCAGCGTGGACGGCCACGCCGAAGATCATGGTGCGCGCCGACGACCTCGAAACGTTGTATGATCTACAGAAGCTCATCGACGAGGAATTTGGCACGCAGTCAGTGGTTGTTCACGATCGCGCCACTGGTTCGAAGCGCTTTCCTCGCCGGTTCAACGACGTACGCCGCGCGTTTCGCGACGCGCCGGATGCCGAGTTCTGGCTCCATCAATTCAAGCTGATGGAGGGCGTGGACGATCCGGACTTCATCGTGGCGGCCATCTTCGATCCGCCCAGCAACGGACGTCAGTTGGTGCAGCAGATTGGGCGAATCGTACGCAATAGTCCGGGACGCCATCGGGTGCAGACCGCCTGGGTCGTCGCCACCGATAAGAACGCCGCCAAGATCGAGGGGACGTGGGAGCGCTACAAGGAATACGAGAAGTATTGCGCGAAGGAGACCGACCACATCGTGGCGAACGAAATTGCGCTACCTGATCGCGTTCTCGAACTCATGCCTCAAAATCAATACATCGGCGGCGAATTCAGAAAGCGGTTCGACAGCAGCGGTGCGCTGTCCGCCGACGATCTGCAACTCCTCACGAGTGCCGCGGTCTTCGAATGGGAGAGGTCTCAACGCGCCATCGAGGAATTGAAGGAGGCCTTCGAGGACGCGATCATGGAAGAGGACCGCTTTCGCGTCGTTCCGATCGAGGGACTGCCGCCGGGCTGCGTCGGATACAGCTACTACGCGTGGCGGAATTCGCCGCTGCTGATCGACAAGTTCTTCTCCGAATGGAAACTGGGCGTGTTCATCGCCGTCCAAGAGGGCGATCTCATGCTGGTCCAGGACACGGAAGGTGTGGTGCTCGACCCGAGCGCCTTGGGATTGAAACCCGCATCGCGGAATCTGATGCAGCGCGCCTTCCCCGAAGACTCCCGACGGCAGCCGTCGAAGTTGACCAGGATGGCGTTTGCCTCTCTGGACATGTCCGACAAGGCTATCCGCACGATGTCGATGCGAACACGCTCGTTCGAGACAACATTCACGGATCTTCTCGACCCGCACCTCGTCCCCACCGCCGCGGCGGGCTTCGTGGCTGGCAGGGGCCGATACGTGGGATTCGCCACCGCGCGCTTCCGCGACTCAAACGACCGGTTGCCGCTGTACGAATACATCGACTGGACACGGGCGGTCGCGCGCAAGCTGAGGACGACTGCCGACGGCAGTCCCGTCTTCGGCCGTTACGCGCTGATACGCGATAACATCACAGAGCATGAGGCCCAGCCGGTGACAATCCTCCTGAACCTTTCGCGCGACGACCTGCTCGAAGATACGCCGACCGGATCCGAGGCCCGCCGGCTGGCGGACGACCCGGACATCGATCACGACGACCTTTGCGCCGACGTCGATGCGGACGGAAACTTCTCGATCAAGGTGCTCGGTAAGCGGATGGACTGCACAGTGTCCTACAATCCCAACTCCGAGCTCTACCGTTTCCTCAGCGACGACTTAAACGAGCTGTTCCGCGCAAGGCAGCGGAAAGACCGCGCCCAGGCGCCGACCGCGAGCCAGCGCATCGCCACGCAGCAAAGCTTTCGGATCATGGTGACCGCGCCGGGCGTCGTCTACGCCGAGAAGAAATTCTTCGAACCGCGGATAACGCTACGTCAGCCAGATGGCAGCATTCCGATCCTGGACGACGTGCACACCGTGCCGATCCTCGGCAACGTAAAGAGCGAAAAGGGCGAAGCTTTCTTCGCTAACCGGGCGCGATGGCGAAGGGAATCGGTATTTGGCGTCGTCGAAGCGATCTGCCGCGAAAGGAACGCCAAGCACAGGCGCAGCAATTGGAAGGCGCTCGGCGAAGCGCTGGGCCGCTATCCGCTCGTAATCTGTGACGACGATAGCAAGGAGATCGCGGATTTTATCGCGGTCGACCCCGCGAACAGGCGAGTCGCATTTCTACACGGCAAGGCGCTCAAGGACGGCGTCGGCCAATATCACGTCGACACACTCCAGGAAGTCGGGCGTCAGGCAGCGGCTTCTCTGGCGTTCCTCACGCGGACGCCGCCGCCCCAAGGCTGGGAGCCGCGGCGCTGGGGACAGAACGTCCAAGCCAACCGGAGGACGCTAAACGGACGCAGCCGTACATTCAAGAACGCAAACGGACTGACGCCGCAGCAGATCACCGATACGCTCCGGACCGCGTGCGGTAATGCCAGTTACACACGCGAAGTCTGGATCGTCGCCGGGAACATGCTCGACCGCGAAATCGTCCGCAACGCCATCGCGCGGAACAATCTGAACAACCGCTTGTGGCAGTTCCTAATCCATTGGGAAGGGCTTCGTACGGCTTGCGGCAGAGCCGGCGCGCATCTCTCGCTTTTTTGCCATTGATCGCAAGGCGTGAAACCATCATTAAGTTGCGCACCATGAGTATTCGGTCATTCACTCGATGCAAAATTTTGTACTGAGTGTAGTTCTGCTTGAACGAGGTCCCAGGCACACAGATACGCGCCAGTCTCCGGCCCAATTCTCTCGAAAACGGGAGTGTGCGCCGTGTTGTGCGGAGACGGCGGCGCAATATCGGGCAAGATTCGCCGTCTCTCGTAACGCAGAGACGAATATGGCGGTGATGATCCGCCGAATTCGCCGCAGAAACCGTCATTATTCAGGAGAGACACTGAACGCGACAAAATCGATGGACTGGCTGGCTGGCACCACAGTCCGATACGCACCCTGCTCCGCAGAATTCCCTGCAAACAGGGAATTCTGCAGGGAATTTCCGCAAATTCGGGCCATCTCAGAGATTTCTGCGCACAAATCGCTCCGAAATTCAATGCGTTAGCAGCCATTTCCCTAAACTCAATAGCAGGGAATTTCAAAACAAGAGCAGGGAATCTTAAATCGCTATGTAAGCGTCCATCCCTCGCACACTTGTCCCAAGTCTCATGAACACGATCTGTTCTCGCTCTCGATTTCTAAATGAGGAGAGGACAGATGGCGAGCGAACAACGACCGTGGAAGCGTCAGCGCGAGGCCTTCTGGCGAGCGCATCATGAGGCGTGGAAGTGTAGCGACTTGAATCAGCGGCAATATTGCGAGTTTCACGGCTTGCCGCAGAAGGCATTCGAGAACTGGCGCCAGATGTTCAGGCTCGAACCGGAGCCCCCACAGCGCAAGTTGCTCTATCGGTGCCGGCCAATAAGACCTCCCCTAAGTCCGCCCGTTAGTCCTCCCCTAATTCCGGGGGCTTATCCCTCCTCGCAGCTGGCGGCTCCCATTGTTCAGCGGCCGCGCGAGGGGCACCGGCGCCGGTTCAGCGACGCAGATAAGCGATGGATTCTCCAAGAGGCAGCCCGACCTGCGGCGAGTGCCGCGGAGGTGGCGCGCCGGTATGGCATCGATCAGCGTCTTCTACGTCGATGGAAAAATGAACTGACGGAGGCAACACCGACCTTCGCCACGGTACAGATCACCGATGCGGCTGCGCCGACTGCTCCGACTGCTCCGACCACTGACGAGGAGGCCCTGTCATGACGTTGCTTCCTCCGAACGTGAAGGTGCACCTGGCGTTGAGCTACATAGACATGCGCAAGGGCATCGACGGACTCGCCATGTTGGTGCAAGGCGTCCTGCGCCAGGATCCGTTCACCGGCCACCTGTTCGCCTTCCGGGGCCGCAGCCGCGCCAACCTCATCAAGATTGTGTACTGGGACGGGACCGGCTTTTGTCTGTTCACCAAACGGCTCGAGCACGGCGTCTTCCTGTGGCCTCCGAGCATCGAGCCCGGCAAGACGCTGTCGCTGACCTCGGCGCAGTTATCGCTACTGATCGATGGTGTCGATTGGCGGGCGCCGGAACAGCGATGGCGGCCGGCGGTGGCGGGATGATCGCTGCGGCGGATTGACTCAACGGCACGTCGCTTGGTGTGGCGGTCTGCGAGTCAGGATATATTCCGCTCATGGACATCGATCTTGCCGCTCTGCCGGACGATGTGGAGACGCTGCAGAATCTGGTGCGCTCGCTCGCGGCCGAGCGCGCCAGCCTCAGCGAAGCAAAGGCCGAGATCGAACGGCTCAACCTCATCATCAAGAAGCTGCAGCGTAGTCAATTCGGCCGGCGCGCCGAGCGGCTCGATGACGATCAACTGCAGCTCGGCCTCGAAGACATCAACACCGACGTTGCGCGCGTCGAAGCCAGCCTTCCGCTTCCAACAGCCGAGACCGAGACGCCGAAGGCACAGTGCGAGCGGCCGAGCCTTCCGGCGCATCTCGCCCGCGAGCACGTTCATCTCGATATCGAACATGAGGCCTGTCCCTGCTGTGGCGGCCCGCTTCATCTGATCGGCGAGACTGTCAGCGAGATGCTCGATCATGTGCCGGCGCGGCTGCGGGTGATCCGCATCCGTCGGCCGCGCTATGGCTGCCGGGCCTGCGGGACTATCCACCAGGCACCGGCTCCGGAGCGGCCCATCGCCAA from Pseudorhodoplanes sp. includes these protein-coding regions:
- a CDS encoding helix-turn-helix transcriptional regulator is translated as MTVLGDRIRELRKKKGYTLEKLAELTDSSKSYIWELENKQPARPSADKIAKIARVLGVTPEYLVDPEETNVAEATDEAFYRKYRRLDPTTKEKFRRMIDVWDDDDK
- a CDS encoding ImmA/IrrE family metallo-endopeptidase yields the protein MTEPVYPMRWANDLTLLLNAVLGADRFPVKVPDIAAEFSRQRFPDDPITLIKGDVLPNFDGALVRAPAGKKGWGILYNSAIGSPGRVNFTLGHEFGHYLMHRQAYPNGIRCGDQDVVRWDSEYGQLEHQANVFSATLLMPLDDFRRQVPERHKANLGELSACAERYRVSLIAAILRWLEYTECRAVLVVSREGYILWSKPSKSALRTGAFFRTSASPVQIPSRSLAARQDRLVDGRRGVDMPAGIWFSEEVREMTVFADQYDFAVTLLMLPSDYLPRLQDEQNIEDTYDRFVKSGKLPVR
- a CDS encoding DUF2235 domain-containing protein, encoding MKNLVVCCDGTGNEVSENISNVLKLYRVLRKTGKTNPKQIVFYDPGVGTLARPDPWIKFRQDAVMVLGLMTGYGLDERVLAAYTFLIDNYDEGDDIYLFGFSRGAYTVRMLAGLIHKVGLLSPPQKNLAEAALGSYKQSIEFDQSGVADTEASEVGPMSRDDRAAQFARIVSVRWPTIKFLGVWDTVASVIVPRPDRFYTFSLQELPHTRRNPSVRIFRQAIALDERRRMFRLHGWDEKQTFMPNRFSKTNNSEPQDIKQVWFAGVHADIGGGYLEAESGLSKFPLLWMIGEAVAQGLAVNPQTVNQLAWGVQRRGSPFSYVAPDSGRDPHQSLTSAWRPLEWLPKSDKYKEWKRLTSWFGHYIPSGEPRPVEDDAWIHESVFRRIEAVPHYRPVNMPSTHRIVPMLTKT
- a CDS encoding DEAD/DEAH box helicase family protein, which encodes MGLKDLERDERTSIDANVVKLVNIRRFTAILHHLEAFKFWNPPDRRKPLWEHQRAAVETVTAYLAADPHLPHRLTLREAALLKLPTGTGKSGVVAVLARCLPDVKRTLVLTPRKSLVAQMKDDVRFRFWKHLQYPVKDGETFVADAAMFGNAMDTAYVETLLPSKVGQILQHVPAADKAVLVGTYQALDAIRRRTKDPRPNRAAARKAAEELLDLLRQFDLILVDEGHYEPAISWSKGVRELNRPTVLLSATPYRNDFKSFRVSGRFVFNYPHHDAVRAHVIRDVEVVAAKAPQGGSATERFVSALAGTLPTLKKKASAWTATPKIMVRADDLETLYDLQKLIDEEFGTQSVVVHDRATGSKRFPRRFNDVRRAFRDAPDAEFWLHQFKLMEGVDDPDFIVAAIFDPPSNGRQLVQQIGRIVRNSPGRHRVQTAWVVATDKNAAKIEGTWERYKEYEKYCAKETDHIVANEIALPDRVLELMPQNQYIGGEFRKRFDSSGALSADDLQLLTSAAVFEWERSQRAIEELKEAFEDAIMEEDRFRVVPIEGLPPGCVGYSYYAWRNSPLLIDKFFSEWKLGVFIAVQEGDLMLVQDTEGVVLDPSALGLKPASRNLMQRAFPEDSRRQPSKLTRMAFASLDMSDKAIRTMSMRTRSFETTFTDLLDPHLVPTAAAGFVAGRGRYVGFATARFRDSNDRLPLYEYIDWTRAVARKLRTTADGSPVFGRYALIRDNITEHEAQPVTILLNLSRDDLLEDTPTGSEARRLADDPDIDHDDLCADVDADGNFSIKVLGKRMDCTVSYNPNSELYRFLSDDLNELFRARQRKDRAQAPTASQRIATQQSFRIMVTAPGVVYAEKKFFEPRITLRQPDGSIPILDDVHTVPILGNVKSEKGEAFFANRARWRRESVFGVVEAICRERNAKHRRSNWKALGEALGRYPLVICDDDSKEIADFIAVDPANRRVAFLHGKALKDGVGQYHVDTLQEVGRQAAASLAFLTRTPPPQGWEPRRWGQNVQANRRTLNGRSRTFKNANGLTPQQITDTLRTACGNASYTREVWIVAGNMLDREIVRNAIARNNLNNRLWQFLIHWEGLRTACGRAGAHLSLFCH
- a CDS encoding transposase yields the protein MFRLEPEPPQRKLLYRCRPIRPPLSPPVSPPLIPGAYPSSQLAAPIVQRPREGHRRRFSDADKRWILQEAARPAASAAEVARRYGIDQRLLRRWKNELTEATPTFATVQITDAAAPTAPTAPTTDEEALS
- the tnpB gene encoding IS66 family insertion sequence element accessory protein TnpB (TnpB, as the term is used for proteins encoded by IS66 family insertion elements, is considered an accessory protein, since TnpC, encoded by a neighboring gene, is a DDE family transposase.), with translation MTLLPPNVKVHLALSYIDMRKGIDGLAMLVQGVLRQDPFTGHLFAFRGRSRANLIKIVYWDGTGFCLFTKRLEHGVFLWPPSIEPGKTLSLTSAQLSLLIDGVDWRAPEQRWRPAVAG